One genomic segment of Erysipelotrichaceae bacterium 66202529 includes these proteins:
- a CDS encoding antirestriction protein ArdA — protein MATLFEAYVTNAGKYSEGQLVGETLKFPTTAQDVEALLKRIGVDGVRYQEIFITSFDGDVLGLYDHLSEYENLDELNHLACLLSELTSSELETLEAVLDSGDHCSSVRDIINLTQNLDCYGFYPGVSDEETLGRIYVDDLEMLDVPDQVKPYFDYEAYGRDACIHENGHFAPGGYVVKESDHFVEVYHGLQDIPKEHKVFSFPKLSIREQMAAYQEIIDGSSLEGYRQMQKKDRGDR, from the coding sequence ATGGCGACCCTGTTTGAAGCCTACGTTACCAACGCCGGAAAGTACAGCGAGGGCCAGCTTGTGGGTGAAACACTGAAATTTCCCACAACCGCCCAGGATGTGGAGGCTCTCTTGAAACGGATCGGCGTGGATGGCGTCCGCTATCAGGAAATTTTTATTACCTCTTTCGATGGGGATGTGCTGGGGCTCTATGACCATTTGAGCGAGTATGAAAATCTGGACGAGCTTAATCATCTGGCCTGCCTGCTTTCCGAGCTTACCTCATCGGAGCTGGAAACACTGGAGGCCGTCCTCGACAGCGGCGATCACTGTTCTTCGGTGCGGGACATCATCAATCTGACACAAAATCTGGACTGTTACGGCTTTTACCCCGGCGTATCCGATGAGGAAACGCTGGGGCGTATTTATGTGGACGATCTGGAAATGTTGGATGTGCCGGATCAGGTAAAACCGTATTTCGATTATGAGGCGTATGGCCGGGATGCCTGCATCCACGAAAACGGCCATTTTGCCCCGGGCGGCTATGTTGTCAAAGAAAGCGATCATTTCGTGGAAGTGTATCACGGCTTGCAGGATATTCCCAAGGAGCATAAGGTGTTCTCTTTCCCGAAGCTCTCTATTCGGGAGCAAATGGCGGCCTATCAGGAAATCATAGACGGTTCTTCTTTGGAGGGCTACCGTCAAATGCAGAAAAAAGACCGTGGGGATCGGTGA
- a CDS encoding conjugal transfer protein: MAFFSSAIDTLQTLVIALGAGLGVWGVVNLLEGYGSDNPGSKSQGMKQLMAGGGIIVIGTTLIPLLSGLF; the protein is encoded by the coding sequence ATGGCATTTTTCTCATCTGCAATCGACACTTTACAGACCCTCGTTATTGCTCTCGGTGCTGGCCTTGGCGTGTGGGGCGTGGTTAATCTGCTGGAGGGCTACGGCTCGGATAACCCGGGCTCCAAGTCCCAGGGCATGAAGCAGCTCATGGCGGGCGGCGGCATCATCGTCATTGGCACCACACTGATCCCTCTGCTGTCTGGCCTGTTTTAA
- a CDS encoding site-specific DNA-methyltransferase, translated as MTDSRTLGQSVPKEGLFLMDGIEGLRSLPKHSVDMLLTDPPYGTTRNYWDVPLPLPELWEAVKWAVKPNGAVLFFAQCPFDKVLGASNLAMLRYEWIWYKERGTGFLNANRAPLKKSENILVFYQKSPVYNPQFTYGKPYTRVHSRSGTSSNYGKFERQGSESNDGRRYPGNVLFVPTVSGGIHPTQKPVELCEYLIRTYTHPGELVADICAGSGTTAIAAINTERRFVCFETAPSFYAAASERIRAAQAVKSSGEKGV; from the coding sequence ATGACCGATAGCCGCACTTTGGGACAAAGTGTCCCGAAGGAGGGCTTATTTCTCATGGATGGCATTGAGGGCCTGCGCTCCCTGCCCAAACATAGCGTGGATATGCTGCTGACCGATCCGCCTTACGGCACAACCCGGAATTATTGGGATGTGCCCCTGCCGCTCCCGGAGCTGTGGGAGGCGGTGAAATGGGCGGTCAAGCCGAATGGCGCGGTGCTGTTTTTCGCGCAGTGCCCCTTTGACAAGGTGCTGGGCGCATCCAACCTCGCCATGCTCCGCTATGAGTGGATTTGGTATAAGGAGCGCGGAACGGGCTTTCTCAATGCAAACCGGGCTCCACTGAAAAAGTCCGAGAATATCTTGGTGTTTTACCAGAAGTCCCCGGTCTACAATCCGCAGTTTACTTATGGCAAGCCTTATACCCGCGTACATTCCAGAAGCGGTACAAGCTCCAACTATGGGAAATTTGAACGGCAGGGCTCCGAGTCCAACGATGGCCGCCGCTATCCCGGAAATGTACTATTTGTGCCTACGGTGTCCGGCGGCATCCATCCTACGCAGAAGCCCGTGGAGCTCTGCGAGTATCTGATCCGCACCTATACCCACCCCGGCGAACTGGTTGCGGACATTTGCGCGGGCTCCGGCACAACCGCGATTGCAGCCATCAACACAGAACGCCGCTTTGTATGCTTTGAAACGGCCCCGTCCTTTTATGCCGCCGCCAGTGAGCGCATCCGTGCGGCGCAGGCAGTAAAAAGCTCCGGCGAGAAAGGAGTGTAA
- a CDS encoding DUF3801 domain-containing protein, translating to MLGMVGRKIRKAYRGRQVPHGKQSVRKLMAHGTATNSIELSGDAKSFDRVARKWNVDYAFYKTGPDKYLLFFKAGQADAMTACFSEYSRKVLSKAKSNRVPIREQLQQAADQLSKEKPKQKERAKEVAHEDR from the coding sequence GTGCTGGGCATGGTGGGCCGGAAGATCCGCAAGGCATACCGTGGGCGCCAAGTACCGCATGGAAAACAAAGTGTGCGAAAGCTCATGGCCCACGGTACAGCCACCAACAGCATTGAGCTATCCGGGGATGCCAAGTCCTTTGACCGCGTGGCCCGGAAATGGAATGTGGACTATGCGTTCTATAAAACCGGGCCGGACAAATACCTGCTGTTTTTCAAGGCTGGACAGGCAGACGCAATGACCGCCTGCTTTTCTGAGTATTCCCGGAAGGTGTTAAGCAAAGCAAAATCGAACCGTGTTCCCATCCGGGAACAACTGCAACAGGCGGCAGATCAGCTTTCCAAAGAAAAGCCGAAGCAGAAAGAACGTGCAAAGGAGGTGGCCCATGAGGACAGATAA
- a CDS encoding response regulator → MKQYTILIIDDSREQAQVIKKKIEALHPAFQADIANDASYACKGTYDAYLSDMMMPVHSGIEIGNMIYKKNPDAIIILMSSLDNFAIERTQQFSAFAFLPKSKMDQELSPLLQRLERRLNYVNMRIHVKAGNTSIAIPIYKIHKVSVVKKQLCLDMGDQVYTCDMSMEDFQRIYDDCFVCPKKNLLINPSCGYYYEAEHTLQLKDEAVRVSLLKRKEFKEKYWKYYHTMM, encoded by the coding sequence ATGAAACAATATACCATACTGATAATTGATGACAGCAGAGAACAGGCACAGGTAATCAAAAAGAAGATAGAAGCCCTGCATCCTGCCTTTCAGGCAGATATCGCCAATGATGCAAGCTATGCATGCAAGGGTACCTATGATGCCTATCTCAGCGATATGATGATGCCGGTTCACTCCGGTATTGAAATCGGAAATATGATTTATAAAAAAAATCCGGATGCAATCATTATTCTCATGTCCTCACTGGATAATTTTGCTATTGAGCGCACCCAGCAGTTCTCCGCATTTGCCTTTCTTCCAAAATCGAAGATGGATCAGGAGCTGTCCCCGCTGCTTCAGCGTCTGGAACGCCGCCTGAACTATGTCAATATGCGCATCCATGTCAAAGCAGGGAACACAAGCATCGCCATACCGATTTATAAAATCCATAAGGTCAGCGTTGTGAAAAAGCAGCTCTGTCTGGACATGGGGGATCAGGTCTATACCTGTGATATGTCAATGGAGGATTTTCAGCGCATATACGATGATTGCTTTGTCTGTCCGAAGAAGAATCTGTTAATCAATCCATCCTGCGGCTATTACTATGAGGCAGAGCATACCCTGCAGCTGAAGGATGAGGCTGTTCGTGTAAGTCTGCTGAAACGGAAGGAATTTAAGGAGAAATACTGGAAATATTATCATACCATGATGTAA
- a CDS encoding DUF87 domain-containing protein yields the protein MHPDGVCKLPGGLYTKTVEYEDINYSVASTEDQTAIFSGWSSFLNYFDSSLPFQLSFINRRSHSRSRYQVNIPKADDNYNSVRDEFTGMLKNQIAKSNNGIERSKYITFGIPAEGIAEARPRLERVEADVMGNFKRLGVPSEPMDGRARLALLHSQMHPGSREAFRFSWKDIPQTGLGTKDFIAPDSLDFRQSRTFRIGQYWGAVSYLQIMASELSDKLLAEILELDAEMTVTMHIQTVDQLKAIKTIKGKISDIGKMKVEEQRKAVRSGYDPDILPPDLITFSKDAAELLADLQSRNERMFLLTFTVVNLAPNRQRLENDVFTVGGIAQKYNCALRRLDWQQEQGFVSSLALGYNEVEIQRGMTTSSTAIFIPFMTRELRMAGQALYYGMNALSHNVIMADRKKLKSANGMYLGSTGSGKSFAAKRELLNVFLTIPQDRIIVVDPMGEYAPLVRRLGGQVIEIAPDSPHHLNPMDVELNMAAGESPLSMKADFLLSLCELVVGGKEGLQPIEKTVIDRCVRLVYREQALGLETAKTPLLQDLYEELLRQPEPEARRVATALELYCTGSLNLFNHPTNVKTDSRVVCIVLKNMGENLRKIAMHITNEFVSQAVDQNFHEGAATWCYFDEFHILLRDPLTASYFVAVWKMLRKKGCVPSALTQNVKDLLASREIENILDNTDFMILLSQAQSDRTILAKQLGISEHQLSYITHSNSGEGLLFYGNVTIPFVDRFPRGEIYDLLTTRPEDMKNETKNE from the coding sequence ATGCACCCGGACGGTGTGTGCAAGCTCCCGGGTGGGCTCTATACAAAAACCGTGGAATATGAGGACATCAATTACTCCGTGGCATCCACCGAGGATCAGACTGCCATATTCAGCGGATGGAGTTCATTTCTCAACTACTTTGACAGTTCGCTGCCGTTCCAGCTTTCCTTTATCAACCGTCGTTCCCATTCCCGCAGCCGCTATCAAGTCAATATCCCGAAAGCGGATGACAACTATAACAGCGTCCGGGATGAGTTTACCGGGATGCTGAAAAATCAGATTGCCAAAAGCAATAACGGCATTGAACGCTCAAAATACATCACCTTTGGCATACCCGCCGAGGGGATTGCGGAGGCACGGCCCCGTCTGGAGCGTGTGGAGGCCGATGTCATGGGAAACTTTAAGCGACTGGGCGTTCCCTCGGAGCCGATGGACGGACGGGCCCGCCTTGCGCTGCTTCATAGCCAGATGCACCCGGGGAGCCGTGAGGCGTTCCGTTTTTCGTGGAAAGACATCCCGCAGACCGGGCTCGGCACAAAAGACTTTATTGCCCCGGACAGTCTCGACTTCCGCCAGTCCCGCACATTCCGCATCGGCCAGTATTGGGGCGCGGTGTCCTACTTACAGATTATGGCATCGGAGCTTTCGGATAAGTTGTTGGCGGAAATCTTGGAGCTGGATGCGGAAATGACCGTGACCATGCACATTCAGACCGTGGATCAGCTCAAGGCAATCAAGACCATCAAGGGGAAAATCTCTGACATCGGAAAAATGAAGGTGGAGGAACAGAGAAAGGCTGTGCGCTCCGGCTATGACCCGGATATTCTTCCCCCTGACCTGATCACATTCAGCAAGGACGCGGCGGAGCTTCTGGCTGATTTGCAATCCCGCAATGAGCGAATGTTTCTGCTGACCTTTACGGTGGTAAACCTTGCTCCTAACCGCCAGCGGCTGGAAAACGATGTGTTTACCGTGGGCGGTATCGCGCAGAAATACAACTGCGCTCTGCGCCGTCTGGACTGGCAACAGGAACAGGGCTTTGTTTCCTCGTTGGCCCTTGGTTACAACGAGGTAGAAATCCAGCGCGGTATGACCACCAGCTCCACAGCCATCTTTATTCCTTTTATGACAAGGGAGCTCCGCATGGCTGGGCAGGCCCTCTACTATGGCATGAACGCACTTTCTCACAATGTCATCATGGCTGACCGCAAAAAGCTGAAATCAGCAAACGGGATGTATTTGGGCTCTACGGGCTCCGGAAAGAGCTTTGCCGCAAAGCGCGAGCTCTTGAATGTGTTTCTCACCATCCCGCAGGATCGGATCATCGTGGTTGACCCGATGGGCGAATACGCTCCGCTGGTGCGAAGGCTGGGCGGCCAGGTGATCGAGATTGCCCCGGACAGCCCGCACCACCTCAATCCGATGGATGTGGAGCTCAATATGGCTGCCGGAGAAAGCCCGCTTTCCATGAAGGCGGATTTTCTTTTGTCCCTGTGCGAGCTGGTGGTTGGCGGCAAGGAAGGTTTGCAGCCCATTGAAAAGACGGTCATTGACCGCTGTGTGCGTTTGGTGTATCGGGAGCAGGCGCTCGGACTGGAAACCGCAAAAACACCGCTGTTGCAGGATTTGTACGAAGAGCTCTTACGCCAGCCGGAGCCCGAAGCCCGGCGCGTGGCAACTGCCTTAGAGCTTTATTGCACAGGCTCCCTCAATCTCTTTAACCATCCTACCAACGTCAAGACGGACAGCCGTGTGGTGTGCATCGTTCTGAAAAACATGGGCGAAAACCTTAGAAAGATTGCAATGCACATCACAAATGAGTTTGTTTCGCAGGCGGTGGATCAGAACTTCCACGAGGGCGCGGCGACTTGGTGCTACTTTGACGAGTTTCATATCCTGCTCCGCGATCCGCTGACAGCCAGCTACTTTGTGGCAGTCTGGAAAATGCTGCGTAAAAAAGGATGTGTGCCGTCTGCTTTGACGCAGAACGTCAAAGACCTTTTGGCCAGCCGGGAAATCGAGAACATTCTGGACAACACGGATTTTATGATTCTGCTTTCGCAGGCGCAGAGTGACCGTACCATTCTGGCAAAACAGCTCGGCATTTCCGAGCATCAGCTTTCCTATATCACACACAGCAATTCCGGTGAGGGGCTGTTGTTCTATGGAAATGTAACCATTCCGTTTGTGGATCGGTTCCCTCGCGGAGAAATCTATGACCTGCTGACTACCCGCCCGGAGGATATGAAGAATGAAACGAAAAACGAATAA
- a CDS encoding ParB/RepB/Spo0J family partition protein: MADEKLNTGPAENTSPEGAGPITTPEQAAASEPRREQTGPTIPEPGDVVVSFDKINELMAEKRQNARAEVEKAETPETPEAAAPGETPQPANTEEPKKSRRGRPPKAEKAATENQKAEKSAGARKGRPPKADKAAPDKPKPSKRDKVSRSDGKAPDAKEPIKPAQDTALKETAAVEQTAPEPTTPPRPVEEGKLVYLKLSEVHPFHTFRPHPFKVRDDVKMQEIVASIRVNGVMVPGLARPEKDGNGYEIVAGHRRTHGSELAGLKEMPFIVREMTDHEAVQAMKDSNKQRDGMLPSELAALLELEVEDIKHQGGRLKGVAEGDVGKRSVEIVGEAHEMNYKKVMRYLRLNSLVPELLDKVDDKKMGFMPAVELSYIKPKNQRLIAVSIDGEQASPSLAQAKRLRELDKEGKLNGDVIDGILSEQKKEDRGVIISTAELEKYFGKEVTPAKMKEQIMSLLDDWKEKQPPELAKAPKKQELDK, encoded by the coding sequence ATGGCCGATGAAAAACTGAACACAGGCCCTGCGGAGAATACTTCCCCGGAGGGCGCCGGGCCTATCACCACACCCGAACAGGCCGCAGCGTCTGAGCCCCGGCGGGAACAGACCGGGCCTACCATACCTGAGCCCGGCGATGTGGTTGTGTCCTTTGACAAAATCAATGAGCTTATGGCGGAAAAGAGGCAGAACGCCCGCGCCGAAGTCGAAAAGGCGGAAACGCCCGAAACGCCGGAGGCGGCAGCCCCCGGAGAAACACCGCAGCCCGCCAATACGGAGGAGCCGAAAAAGTCGCGCCGTGGCCGTCCGCCGAAAGCGGAAAAGGCTGCGACTGAAAATCAGAAAGCGGAGAAATCGGCTGGGGCCCGCAAGGGCCGCCCACCCAAGGCGGATAAGGCGGCCCCTGACAAGCCCAAGCCGTCCAAACGAGACAAAGTGTCCCGAAGCGATGGAAAGGCCCCGGATGCCAAGGAGCCCATTAAGCCCGCACAGGATACGGCACTGAAGGAAACTGCTGCTGTGGAACAGACGGCTCCCGAGCCGACTACACCGCCCCGCCCGGTTGAGGAAGGCAAGCTGGTTTATCTGAAACTTTCCGAGGTTCATCCGTTTCACACATTCCGTCCGCACCCCTTTAAGGTACGGGACGATGTGAAGATGCAGGAAATCGTGGCTTCTATCCGCGTAAACGGTGTAATGGTTCCCGGTCTTGCCCGCCCGGAGAAAGACGGAAACGGCTATGAAATTGTAGCGGGCCATCGCCGTACCCACGGCAGTGAACTGGCGGGGCTGAAGGAAATGCCCTTTATTGTCCGTGAAATGACCGACCACGAAGCGGTGCAGGCCATGAAGGACAGCAACAAGCAGCGTGACGGGATGCTCCCCAGTGAATTGGCCGCGCTGCTGGAACTTGAGGTTGAGGACATTAAGCATCAGGGCGGGCGGCTGAAAGGCGTTGCGGAAGGCGATGTTGGAAAACGCTCGGTTGAGATTGTGGGCGAGGCGCATGAGATGAACTATAAAAAGGTCATGCGCTACTTGCGACTCAACTCCCTTGTGCCGGAGCTTCTGGATAAGGTAGACGATAAAAAGATGGGCTTTATGCCTGCCGTGGAACTGTCCTACATCAAACCGAAAAATCAGAGGCTTATTGCTGTTTCCATTGACGGGGAGCAGGCTTCGCCCTCGCTGGCCCAAGCTAAACGGCTCCGGGAGCTGGATAAGGAAGGCAAGCTCAACGGCGATGTCATTGACGGCATCTTATCAGAACAGAAAAAGGAGGATCGAGGCGTGATTATTTCTACTGCGGAACTGGAAAAGTATTTTGGCAAGGAGGTCACTCCCGCCAAAATGAAAGAACAGATTATGTCCCTGCTGGATGACTGGAAAGAAAAACAGCCGCCGGAGCTGGCAAAAGCCCCGAAAAAGCAGGAACTTGACAAGTAA
- a CDS encoding PrgI family protein: MPYVNVPNDLSKIKTKMAFNLTKRQLVCFGSAGAVGIPAYLLTRGTLGNTGAMFLMLGIMLPAFLLAMYEKDGLPFEKVVRNIIRAKFLRPGIRAYRTENIYAPFAGSGAGKEDVIEKHKEEKRSRRQG; encoded by the coding sequence ATGCCCTATGTAAACGTACCAAACGATTTATCCAAAATCAAAACAAAGATGGCTTTCAACCTCACCAAACGCCAGCTTGTCTGCTTCGGCAGCGCGGGCGCAGTAGGGATTCCGGCCTATCTGCTGACCCGTGGCACCCTCGGCAATACCGGGGCGATGTTTCTCATGCTGGGAATTATGCTCCCGGCGTTCCTGCTGGCCATGTATGAAAAGGACGGCTTACCCTTTGAGAAGGTGGTGCGGAATATCATCCGGGCCAAGTTTCTAAGGCCGGGGATCAGGGCCTACCGAACCGAAAACATTTATGCGCCCTTTGCCGGGTCGGGCGCTGGAAAGGAGGATGTGATTGAAAAACACAAAGAAGAAAAACGGAGCCGCCGCCAAGGGTAA
- a CDS encoding SpoVG family protein, with translation MPRRYGADGTRLWNGKTPEEFTEADAYRFMAETEAVLQKKELMDDPAQPAPASGKEEFYLSKKDDVLLTPEQIAAEERRWLFDAPIAELAEVKGVSIDEAVKMRTDAVLQEAVVPITVSVRPIDPQGKLIGFASVNFGGVVIDDFKVVDGKNGIFLGAPSKPDPASRTGYRATVRIPDRATQERINAAGVEAYHAAVEQLVARAQAVRPAPIKEQMAEAAKQAGKENAARPAPAKEKEARNDR, from the coding sequence ATGCCGAGAAGATACGGGGCGGATGGAACGCGCTTATGGAATGGAAAAACGCCGGAGGAGTTTACTGAAGCGGACGCTTACCGCTTTATGGCGGAAACGGAGGCCGTCCTGCAAAAAAAAGAGCTGATGGACGACCCCGCCCAGCCTGCTCCGGCAAGCGGAAAGGAGGAATTTTATCTGAGTAAGAAGGACGATGTATTGCTGACCCCGGAGCAGATTGCTGCGGAGGAACGGCGCTGGCTGTTTGATGCTCCCATCGCGGAGCTTGCAGAAGTCAAGGGCGTTAGCATTGATGAGGCAGTAAAAATGCGGACAGATGCTGTCTTGCAGGAGGCGGTTGTTCCGATCACGGTATCTGTCCGCCCGATTGACCCGCAGGGAAAACTGATCGGCTTCGCCAGCGTCAATTTTGGCGGTGTGGTCATCGATGATTTTAAGGTTGTGGACGGGAAAAACGGAATTTTTCTTGGAGCTCCCTCTAAACCCGATCCTGCCAGCCGGACGGGATACCGGGCTACGGTTCGGATTCCTGACCGCGCCACACAGGAACGGATTAACGCGGCTGGTGTGGAAGCGTATCATGCGGCGGTGGAACAGCTTGTTGCGCGGGCTCAGGCGGTACGGCCTGCCCCGATCAAGGAGCAGATGGCCGAGGCCGCAAAGCAGGCAGGAAAAGAAAACGCCGCCCGGCCTGCGCCTGCCAAGGAAAAGGAGGCCCGCAATGACCGATAG
- a CDS encoding TraM recognition domain-containing protein produces MRTDKIRKYLIPNIPYLFILWAFLKLGTAYRLAAGNDFAHKLIGLGQTIGPAFADFAPGLAPLDWLVGIVGAVGFRLLIYFKSKNAKKFRRDAEYGSARWGTEKDIKPFVDPRFENNVILTGTEFLTMNTRPKIPANARNLNCCIIGSSGSGKTRFWLTPQLLQAHSSYVVVDPKGGVLGQVGAFLQKRGYKIKVFNSIDFSKSMHYNPLAYIRNEADILKFVDALISNTKGEGKEGDPFWTKSETLLYCALIAYIIFEGPAEDRNMNTLVDMISGMEVKEDDEDFMNAVDYMFAGLEKRKPDCFAVKQYKKYKLASGKTAKSILISCGARLAPFDIPQLREVMAYDELELDRIGDRKTAVFFIISDTTQTYNFLVALAFSQMFNLLCERADNIHGGRLPHHVRVLWDEAANTGQVPQLEKLVAVIRSREVSLCLLYQQLAQCKAIYDKHAETILGNMDSVVFLGGREASTIKEISENWLGKATISMQTDSRSRGQSESYSQNTQRLGRELMTPAELATMPGDKCILQLRGLPPFFSPKYDLKRHPNYRYTAEADKQKNAFDLDRLINRRRRPGLNEACTMYEVTVPDDALTEEDEDILNYDDIDDPDAFA; encoded by the coding sequence ATGAGGACAGATAAGATCAGAAAATATCTCATTCCGAACATTCCCTATCTGTTCATCCTGTGGGCGTTCCTCAAGCTGGGAACGGCCTACCGGCTGGCGGCGGGGAACGATTTTGCACATAAGCTCATCGGGCTGGGCCAGACGATTGGCCCGGCCTTTGCTGACTTTGCACCCGGTCTTGCTCCGCTGGATTGGCTTGTCGGTATTGTAGGCGCAGTTGGTTTCCGGCTGCTGATCTATTTCAAAAGCAAGAACGCTAAGAAGTTTCGGCGGGATGCAGAATACGGCAGCGCTCGGTGGGGAACGGAAAAAGACATCAAACCGTTTGTTGATCCAAGGTTTGAAAACAACGTGATTTTGACCGGGACGGAGTTTCTCACGATGAACACCCGCCCGAAAATCCCCGCAAATGCCCGAAACCTGAATTGCTGCATTATCGGCTCGTCCGGCTCCGGCAAAACCCGCTTCTGGCTCACGCCCCAGCTTTTACAGGCTCATTCCTCTTATGTGGTGGTCGATCCCAAAGGCGGTGTGCTGGGACAGGTCGGAGCTTTCCTGCAAAAACGCGGGTACAAAATCAAGGTATTCAACAGCATAGATTTTTCAAAATCCATGCACTATAACCCGCTGGCGTATATCCGCAATGAGGCCGATATTCTGAAATTCGTGGATGCCCTCATTTCCAACACCAAGGGCGAAGGCAAGGAAGGCGATCCATTCTGGACGAAATCGGAAACGCTTTTATACTGCGCTCTGATTGCCTACATCATTTTCGAGGGGCCTGCCGAGGATCGGAACATGAATACCCTTGTGGATATGATTTCCGGCATGGAGGTCAAGGAGGATGACGAGGACTTTATGAACGCGGTGGACTATATGTTTGCCGGGCTTGAAAAGCGCAAGCCGGATTGCTTCGCGGTCAAACAGTATAAAAAGTACAAATTGGCCAGCGGCAAGACGGCAAAAAGCATTTTAATTTCCTGCGGTGCGCGGCTGGCTCCCTTTGACATCCCGCAGCTTCGTGAAGTCATGGCCTATGACGAATTGGAGCTTGACCGCATCGGAGATCGGAAAACGGCGGTATTCTTCATTATTTCCGATACCACGCAGACCTACAACTTTTTAGTGGCGCTTGCTTTTTCGCAGATGTTCAACCTCCTGTGTGAACGGGCGGACAATATTCACGGTGGCCGCCTGCCGCACCATGTACGGGTGCTGTGGGACGAGGCAGCCAACACGGGACAGGTGCCCCAGCTCGAAAAGCTGGTCGCGGTTATCCGCTCCCGCGAGGTGAGTCTTTGCCTGCTGTATCAGCAGTTGGCACAGTGCAAGGCCATTTACGATAAGCACGCCGAGACAATCCTCGGCAACATGGACAGCGTGGTGTTCCTCGGTGGCCGCGAAGCCAGCACTATCAAGGAAATCTCCGAGAACTGGCTGGGAAAAGCCACAATCAGTATGCAGACCGACAGCCGCTCCCGTGGTCAGTCGGAAAGCTACAGTCAAAATACCCAGCGGCTGGGCCGGGAACTAATGACCCCAGCCGAGCTTGCAACCATGCCGGGAGACAAATGTATTTTGCAGCTTCGGGGCCTGCCCCCGTTCTTCTCTCCCAAGTATGATCTGAAACGGCATCCGAACTACCGCTATACGGCGGAGGCCGATAAACAGAAAAACGCTTTTGACCTCGACAGGCTCATTAACCGCCGCAGGCGGCCCGGGCTGAACGAGGCGTGTACGATGTATGAGGTGACTGTGCCGGACGATGCACTCACGGAAGAGGACGAGGACATCCTCAACTATGATGACATCGACGATCCAGACGCCTTTGCATAA